One genomic region from Rhinoraja longicauda isolate Sanriku21f chromosome 34, sRhiLon1.1, whole genome shotgun sequence encodes:
- the LOC144609190 gene encoding histone H3, with translation MARTKQTARKSTGGKAPRKQLATKAARKSAPATGGVKKPHRYRPGTVALREIRRYQKSTELLIRKLPFQRLVREIAQDFKTDLRFQSSAVMALQEASEAYLVGLFEDTNLCAIHAKRVTIMPKDIQLARRIRGERA, from the coding sequence ATGGCCCGGACCAAGCAGACAGCGCGCAAATCGACCGGAGGAAAAGCTCCTCGCAAACAGCTAGCGACCAAAGCGGCGCGGAAGAGCGCTCCAGCCACGGGCGGAGTGAAGAAGCCTCATCGCTACAGGCCCGGCACCGTGGCTCTGAGGGAAATCCGGCGCTACCAGAAATCCACCGAGCTGCTCATCCGCAAACTGCCCTTCCAGCGCCTGGTGCGGGAGATCGCTCAGGACTTCAAGACAGACCTGCGCTTCCAGAGCTCGGCCGTCATGGCCCTGCAGGAGGCCAGCGAGGCTTACCTGGTGGGGCTCTTTGAGGACACCAACCTGTGCGCCATCCACGCCAAGCGAGTCACCATCATGCCCAAAGACATCCAGCTGGCCCGCCGCATCCGCGGGGAGCGCGCCTGA
- the LOC144609198 gene encoding histone H4, giving the protein MSGRGKGGKGLGKGGAKRHRKVLRDNIQGITKPAIRRLARRGGVKRISGLIYEETRGVLKVFLENVIRDAVTYTEHAKRKTVTAMDVVYALKRQGRTLYGFGG; this is encoded by the coding sequence ATGTCTGGCCGAGGGAAAGGAGGCAAAGGTCTGGGCAAAGGCGGAGCAAAGCGGCACCGAAAAGTCCTTCGCGATAACATCCAGGGCATCACCAAGCCAGCCATCCGCCGCCTGGCTCGGCGTGGCGGGGTCAAGCGGATCTCGGGTCTGATCTACGAGGAGACCCGCGGGGTGCTGAAGGTTTTCCTGGAGAATGTGATCAGGGACGCGGTCACCTACACCGAGCACGCCAAGCGCAAGACAGTCACtgccatggatgtggtgtacgctcTGAAACGCCAGGGCCGCACTCTCTACGGGTTCGGCGGCTAA
- the LOC144609187 gene encoding uncharacterized protein LOC144609187: MSPPRPLAAFKLLSAAATRFISHSVLSVRESLCRVADMTETAAAEAAPQAVPAAKTKAPKKKKEAARSKAAGPNLGGRIDKLVADCHDRHGLSLVAIKKGLGAEGVDLMKSRRLILLCIRKRVANGVLVQNKGSFKTGKGEAAVKPIKKAKVPAAKTSKSKKPTAKKTPIKKSLAKTTTKKPTVKKSPAKKPAAKKTAAKKVSPKKASPITPKKVEVKKAAKKAVKRPVKPKSAKPKRAVTKK, translated from the coding sequence ATGTCTCCGCCCCGTCCGCTCGCTGCCTTTAAATTGCTCTCTGCCGCCGCCACTCGATTCATTTCTCACTCAGTCCTGAGTGTCAGAGAGAGCTTGTGCAGAGTCGCCGACATGACCGAGACCGCAGCCGCCGAAGCGGCTCCTCAAGCCGTCCCCGCCGCTAAAACCAAGGCCCCCAAGAAGAAGAAGGAGGCCGCCCGGAGCAAAGCAGCCGGTCCCAATCTGGGCGGCCGGATCGACAAGCTTGTTGCGGATTGCCACGATCGCCATGGGCTGTCTTTAGTTGCGATAAAGAAGGGTCTGGGGGCCGAAGGCGTCGATCTGATGAAGTCCCGCCGCCTGATCCTGTTGTGCATCAGGAAGAGAGTAGCAAACGGTGTCCTGGTTCAGAACAAGGGCTCCTTCAAGACCGGTAAGGGAGAAGCCGCCGTGAAACCGATAAAGAAAGCGAAGGTTCCAGCAGCCAAGACATCCAAGAGCAAGAAACCGACGGCCAAGAAAACCCCGATCAAGAAATCATTGGCAAAAACTACCACCAAGAAACCAACGGTGAAGAAATCTCCCGCCAAGAAACCAGCGGCTAAAAAAACGGCGGCGAAGAAAGTATCGCCCAAGAAGGCATCGCCGATAACACCCAAAAAGGTCGAAGTGAAAAAGGCAGCAAAGAAGGCGGTAAAACGCCCGGTGAAGCCGAAATCGGCTAAACCCAAGAGGGCAGTGAccaaaaagtga